The following DNA comes from Hordeum vulgare subsp. vulgare chromosome 3H, MorexV3_pseudomolecules_assembly, whole genome shotgun sequence.
TTTTGCTCAGCAATGATGAGGCTGACAAGACATGGGCCAGCCGCCAGCGGCCATCTGGAACATTCATTTATAATCTATTTATTTTAGACAAGCAACATTCATTTAATGGTGGCTCTCTTAAAACTCTGGGCCTGATTTTTCAAGCCCCTAGGGCCCGGTCCGGGTCCGGTCTTCAATCTGGTGGGCTCGCGGGTCGGGCTCGGAAAGGGGGGAAAAGCAGCACGGCGAGGAAAACTCGAGAGCTTTCCGAATCCTTCCTTGTATGCCATCAACGGCCGCCGCGGCGCCGCTGGTTTTCTTTCTTCTCGCCCAAGCCGCCGCCGGCACACCAAACCGGCAGCTGCTTGGTCGCCGGGGCCGACGACCCTGGAATAAATTACGAAGCAGCGCCGCGGTCTCCAGGTAGTAACAGCTTCCTGCGAGCCACATCTCCCCCGCGTGCTGTTGGTTGGATTGGATTGGATCGGATCGGCATGGAGAAGGAAGCCAAGACGCCGCGGCCGGTTTGCGCGCAGGAGGCGCTGGCGCTGCTAAACTGCGCCGCGGAAAACCCCTACGACCGCGACAAGTGCCTCTCCCTCCTCGAGGCGCTCCGGGGGTGCATCGCCCAAAAGGTAATTATAGGCTTATGCGCCTTGCGTTTGGTGGACCGCTTGCTCATTCTTGCCGATACAGCTATGATTTGTGATCCTGTACTGAAGGTCTTCCATCTTAGTTCCTTAAAAGGAAGATATCACCCACCGCTGAGTA
Coding sequences within:
- the LOC123443213 gene encoding uncharacterized protein LOC123443213, producing MEKEAKTPRPVCAQEALALLNCAAENPYDRDKCLSLLEALRGCIAQKKVKKFSLAEAGSTGATEAPKGK